In the Quercus lobata isolate SW786 chromosome 5, ValleyOak3.0 Primary Assembly, whole genome shotgun sequence genome, one interval contains:
- the LOC115990686 gene encoding uncharacterized protein LOC115990686, translating into MNPEKESENEKSSSENAAPLWKYVTRLEKASVGGGNVSFRCNYCEKIFKGSYSRVKAHLLKLPKFGIQACAKVGDEYQNEMQKLEDAFEESSRRLKKPKLVSLPTDSPTSPNWDSRESSTATSHPFSQKKKGVGIGNSPLERAFNNQCREQLDCLIARTFYSAGLPFHFAKNPYWIEMIKFAANNNLAGYVPPGYNKLRTTLLQKEKAHIEKLLRAIKDTWKEKGLSIVSDGWTDVQKRPLINFMATSQKGPIFIKSIDGTKEYKDKHFIADLFLKVVGEVGPQHVVQIITDNASVMKAAGSIVEAEYPHIFWSPCVVHTLNLALKNICAPKYSLQNENAYNECNWIAQVSDEATFIRIFITNHSMRLAIFNSYSPLKLLAVAETRFASIIIMLKRLFQVKQNLRNMVVSEEWMSYREDDVGKAQTVRDYILNDLWWDKVEYILRFTEPIYEMLRVADTDAPILHKVYEMWDSMIENVKKEIYQHEGKEDYEESPFYDVVHNILIERWTKNCTPLHCLAHSLNPKYYTIKWIEEVRGRVAPHKDAEISVERNKCLKRIFPDPDDRQKVNVEFGLFNSLQVYDEDNMEDRWNYNPMLWWSTYGSTLPILQTLALKLLQQPCSSSCAERNWSTYGFIHSMRRNRITPKRAEDLVFVHSNLRLLSRRRPEYNSGESKKWDIGGDNWDEPFGGPGLLEVAYLTLDEPEMETSIVENNDYVDDDDVVVL; encoded by the exons ATGAATCCTGAAAAAGAAAGTGAGAATGAGAAATCATCTTCTGAGAATGCTGCTCCTCTATGGAAATATGTTACTAGATTAGAAAAAGCAAGTGTTGGTGGTGGGAATGTTTCTTTTAGATgtaattattgtgaaaaaatttttaAGGGGTCTTATTCAAGGGTGAAGGCACACTTGTTAAAATTGCCTAAGTTTGGAATACAAGCATGTGCCAAGGTTGGAGATGAGTATCAAAATGAAATGCAGAAATTAGAAGATGCATTTGAGGAATCTTCGCGTAGATTGAAGAAGCCTAAGTTAGTGTCTTTACCAACTGATTCTCCTACTAGTCCTAATTGGGATAGTAGGGAGAGTAGTACAGCTACAAGTCATccattttcccaaaaaaaaaaaggggttgggATTGGGAATTCTCCTTTGGAGAGGGCTTTTAACAATCAATGTCGAGAGCAATTAGATTGTCTTATTGCTAGGACATTTTACTCTGCTGGCTTACCCTTTCACTTTGCTAAGAACCCGTATTGGATTgagatgatcaagtttgcaGCTAATAATAATTTAGCGGGCTATGTTCCTCCGGGTTACAATAAATTAAGAACAACTTTGTTGCAAAAAGAGAAGGCACATATTGAGAAGTTGTTGAGGGCAATTAAAGACACTTGGAAAGAAAAGGGTTTAAGCATTGTAAGTGATGGGTGGACAGATGTACAAAAAAGGCCACTTATCAATTTTATGGCTACATCACAGAAAGGGCCAATTTTTATCAAATCCATTGATGGTACCAAAGAGTACAAAGACAAGCACTTCATTGCTGACTTGTTTTTAAAGGTTGTTGGTGAGGTTGGGCCTCAACATGTTGTCCAAATTATTACTGATAATGCGTCTGTTATGAAGGCTGCAGGATCTATTGTTGAAGCTGAATATCCTCATATATTTTGGTCACCTTGTGTTGTGCATACTCTCAATTTGgctttgaagaatatttgtGCACCTAAGTACTCTTTGCAGAATGAGAATGCATATAATGAATGTAACTGGATTGCACAAGTTTCAGATGAGGCAACTTTCATTCGTATTTTCATCACAAATCATTCTATGAGATTAGcaatttttaattcatattcTCCTTTGAAGTTACTTGCTGTTGCTGAAACACGATTTGCTTCAATAATTATCATGCTTAAAAGATTgtttcaagtaaaacaaaatcttCGAAATATGGTTGTTAGTGAGGAATGGATGTCATATAGAGAAGATGATGTAGGAAAAGCTCAAACTGTGAGGGATTATATTTTGAATGATTTGTGGTGGGACAAGGTTGAATACATTCTAAGATTCACAGAACCTATTTATGAGATGCTTCGAGTGGCTGACACGGATGCACCTATTCTCCATAAGGTGTATGaaatgtgggattccatgatagaaaatgtgaagaaagaaatataCCAACATGAAGGCAAGGAAGACTATGAGGAGTCTCCATTCTATGATGTGGTACACAATATACTTATTGAACGGTGGACTAAAAATTGCACACCACTTCATTGCCTAGCCCACTCCTTGAATCCAAA GTATTATACTATTAAATGGATTGAGGAAGTTAGAGGCCGTGTTGCACCACATAAGGATGCTGAAATTTCAGTGGAGAGAAACAAGTGTCTCAAAAGGATCTTTCCTGATCCTGATGATAGGCAAAAAGTTAATGTGGAGTTTGGTTTGTTTAACTCATTACAGGTTTATGATGAGGATAACATGGAGGATAGGTGGAACTACAATCCAATGCTTTGGTGGTCAACTTATGGGTCTACTTTACCAATACTTCAAACTTTAGCTCTAAAACTTCTTCAACAGCCTTGCTCATCATCATGTGCTGAGAGGAATTGGAGTACCTATGGCTTCATCCATTCTATGAGGAGGAATAGAATTACTCCTAAACGTGCTGAAGATTTAGTGTTTGTTCATTCTAATCTTCGACTTCTTTCAAGGAGGAGGCCCGAGTACAATAGTGGAGAATCTAAGAAGTGGGACATTGGTGGAGATAATTGGGATGAGCCATTTGGAGGACCTGGGTTGCTTGAGGTTGCTTATCTCACACTAGATGAGCCAGAGATGGAGACAAGTATTGTTGAGAATAATGAttatgttgatgatgatgatgttgttgttcTTTGA